The sequence below is a genomic window from Pempheris klunzingeri isolate RE-2024b chromosome 12, fPemKlu1.hap1, whole genome shotgun sequence.
ATATCGTGATACTGTTACACTGCAAATATTATGGTAAAGTTAAGACGACCTCATGAGATTGGAAGGATTACATGACGACCACAGCACCTAGAGCCTTTGGTTCACTCTTACTGAACATTCATACAGTTGGATACATAGTTTGTCGGCTAAATGTCTAAAAACCAGAGCAGCAgccatcatctcatcacctctTGTTCACGGtgttcaaaatatttaaatatgtaaaGGCCTCATACGTCAatatttttgactttttcagGATATTTCAGGACCTGCAGTAACTCCCTGACAACACGACTTCACAGTACAACCAAAATAATTTCTCATACTGGCCGACATGTAAACACTGTTAAACTGCAGATATTTTGTACAATGCAAACGACGACGTCTCACTTCCAGCGCGAGAACCACAGCGCACAAATCAATATGAAGTCATCCAAAGCCAAATTAAATAACTATTGACTGTAGGAGGTTATGGCAGAGAGTGCATTTGAAAAGTACAGATAATTACTAATTCGTAATtacctcttcctcatcttcttcatcttcactgGCAAATCGAGTGTCcacagcttcatcatcatcatcgtcgaCCAACTCTGGACGGAACTCGAACACCTCGCGGCCGCTCACCTACAAATACATGTGATTTAATTAAATGCTGTATTACTCTGACAATGTCCACGATACAATCACTGTTAGTAAAGCTCATACATCACAATATGTAAAGAGACACGGACGGTTATCCTGGAAACTttgtgagaaaaacacacacacacacacacacacaccagttggAGCCAGACTTACCACTAACGACTTTCCAGCCTTAAAGTCggccttcttcttctccatctcctccttcgCTTTGTCCACCTGTTAAAAAGTGTATCCACATAAAGGTTTTATGATTTAATCATGGAACTCGTGACAATGTCCTGAATCTTTCCACAAGGAAATGAGGGACTTAAAATCAACACACTGGTGCTGCTCTGACAAACTGatgttaataaaaataatcGAACACATTCCAACCTTCTCctgccttttcctcttcttccaagcCAGAAAAGTCTCGAGGGTGATCCGAGTCACATCAGCACCCAGAGCTGCACGCTGCAGGGGGAAGGACAGACGTCAGGAGGTGGCGGATAAAGAGAGCTCCCAAGGTAACATCAGTCACATGGAGTATTTACAGAGCCTCAGACCCCTGGGTGGTAGCCCTCTGCAAAATGGCTTCATCACCTTTTGGGCAACAATATCTCAAAACTGGTTAcatttgtaatatttcatttgGCCGCCTCAGgcttcatttatttctgtgttgtttctgaCTGACAAATGGTCTTTGTTGTGGTTCCAGTATTGAAAGACATTTTACAACTTTACAACTTATCTAATTCTGTTTTATGAAGCTCATCTTGTTTTACTGGTTTTTGTGACCAGAAGAAGCACTTTGTAACGGTTTTTAATGGTgcaaaagaaataaagtttACTTATTTAACAATTACCAGTACTAATGGCAGTTTGTTAGCCAACATCTAACAGAATGGCAAGCTAACCACCACTGCCATGTTGACACATCTGATATGAACATAATATTTGTACTAGAAGCTTCCTGGGTTTAGTAGTTGTGTATTCATGTTCAAACGCTTGGCTATGGACCTTCATGATGGCACTAACAATGTTTGATGAGATTCAGGCCCCCAAGTGCAAAGCCCATATGTGGAATGGTTTGCACATCAGTAATGCAATGAAGCATCCTCACCAGTATTCCCTTCAGACCAAGCTCCCTATCCTGCTCTAATTCACCTCAGGCCTCCAAAAACACCTCCCATTTGgactgtaatttattttcttcccCAAGGCTATTTACTGCAAATCACAAAAGCAGAGACTTTGcatccctccacccctccttaCCTCGTTTTCTATCAGTTCCTCCAGCGaaatttcctcctctttctcctccttcttcttgtcttttttcagCACAAAGCCAGGTGGTAGGGCATGGCGGTACATGCAGGAATCACCGCCCCCCGGACATACCCAGAACCAGCCGTACTTATTATTCTCTATGGCGTCCAGGAAGTGCTTACACACCTGCAGACAATACAACAGAGTAGACAATGTTACATAACGGGGACTTCCCTCATTGTTCATAATTTATTATCAGAACACACTTacaatttgtgtttgtgtttgtggtttcttCTTCTCGGCCTCTCCGTGTTTTTTGTTGACCACCTCCTCCAGTTTCTTCTCGTCCCAGTTGTCCATGGTGTCTACACAGAACACAGCAGGCCCAGTCTTCATCAATTCAACAAGTTAAGCGtttcatacaaaataaaacccaatcacacatttgtttcatatttcaatgaacagaaagaagaaacacaggCAAAGGAAAGTATGCCTACAATTCATGTAACTGTAATATTAAATGCCAAGCAATTCCCAAAACTGTCATAGTTTATAATCAGATGGTCTGACGGCTTAGGGACGATAGTaacaaaaattacaattttcatGAAGTAACAATCATAATACGGAAATCACAACATCGCACCGCACTAAGTTGTATTATAATATGTCCTGGTCATtgcactacacacacacctttttccAGGTCTTCATCTCTTTCATCCACATAGACACTTCTCTTCTCACATTTCCTCTCCATTGACAAATCATGGCTGAACTTGCACTTGTCACCTTTAGTGCACTGGCCTTGCTTAAAGAAAGCACACAGCACTGATTTTGGGTCCACGCctgcagaaaagacagaagaggtgAACGATTATTTATCTTTTCTAGTACACGGGTCAAAGTTAGAATTAACCATCTGTGTGACGTTTACCTTTGCTGACTTTCTGAGCAGCGACAACGGGTTTAAACAGCTCATTGAGCTCATCCAACTCTTTTTTCTTGTCAGTCTTCTTATTGGTCTTATCTGCGTCAGCAGCCTACAAACAACTGGCAACAATCAGACTTTTTTTCTCTTACAAGTGTGGCTttttcacagctgacatttaaaatgatttggtAGAATGAGAACAGAGAAGTAGAGTGACAAACAGCGAGGCTTAGAGACAAAAATTCTGAAAAGACAAGACATATGAAcacattgagaaaaaaaaaacagatcctGAAAATGAGCATTGCCTCCTGACCTGTCTGCTACTTTGTTGTCCATATTTGACTTGCTGAGTGACGTTCTTGATGAACTTCTGCTGCTTGGCCCCTTTCTTGTTCTTCAAGCCAAATGTCTTGTCCTAAgggaaaaaagtcaaacaatCATTAGCTTCATAATCAGCATCTTGTGAGAATTCCAGGCAGCACGGAGCTTACAGGCCGTTACACAGTGTGATTTTGGGCCACCCCAGATTAAAGTTTCTGAAGCATTGAACATGGTGACTCTTCATTACATCCACCAACATGTGATTTAGAGCGCTTGTGACCACAGACAGCCTGAGTCAAAACCCTGACAGTCTCAAATCCAACAATGACTGCTGATAGTTGATAGATGACCAACGTCTACAAACTGAGATGACACAAACAGTAGACACTAATGGAACAACACCATAACCACCATTAATGAGAAGAGTTTagataaacaacaaaaaaaactgcttgtCTTTTGCTGCATTTCCACAGAATGAGGACACGCGTTTATGTTGCATCTCTGCATGCATCTTCTTTTATCGCAATTCTATGATTCAAGACATCCATCACACAATCTGACATGCCTCAAAATTCAGATCACGCAGTTTGCAAGATTGCGACTCCTGATTTTAGTAGACTCACCTCGCACAGTGTGATATGTAATGAACCTGCGTGACTGCTGTGTGTTAGGGGCTGTAAAATTAAGGATGATGCAGCTGTCCTCATCCATAAGTGTGAACACGTTAATGGTTAGTAAGAGGTTTCCAGGAGCACACCAgaagaataaacacacaccagccaaGATTCATTATATCACAGCGACAATCTATCTCAGCAACTGACCAAGTCTGTAAGGAGTAAAGCGCTGTAATAAATCAGATGTGACAACTGTTTTCCTGTTGGATTGGTCACTGTGCTGATGGCCATAAAAAGATGAATTGTTTCTAAATCAACTTCTAATTCAGCAAAAAATATTGACAGGCTCTTCTCTAAATTTCCCAGTGCACAGCTTAAATTTTCAGAAAAGAGGTATACTGTTTCATTGTTAAAAAGCGATCACACTGTAGTTTTTACTGTTGCTTCTGGGGAATAACATGTCAGTCAGGACAACGGTGTGGCTTCCATGAGTTTTCAATAGCTTCTGTACAACAGTGGGggtctatggcacagaggaataaactAGATCAGACTTTGGACACACATACATCTCCTGGGATTTGTAGGCAATGCACCTTTTCCTATTAAGTAACAGACCACGGATTATGTACAAGGTTGTGTATTTAGTTGCTATCACACTAGTGGGCTGACCCAGTGCTACTACCTGTTGAGAAATTAAGGTGGTGGTTAATGTAACCAATTCAGGGCAGATAAAACATGCCACTTCATGGATTAGGTCACCTACAATCTAACTCCAACATGCACAGTAATAACCCTTCTGGCACACTAGCAGTAcaatctgagtgtgtgtgtgaaacagcaAAAGGCGGCTAACGCTGACAAGCCGGTTACACTGACAGGGAGATGTGGCACCGTTTTATGGACCAATAGCTGCTTTTAAAGGGCGACATTAACAGTACTCTCACCTTTGACAACACACTAAGTTTAAAAACGACTTAGCTTGGCACCGAAACGGACTAAAATCTGGTCCTTCATCCGTCCTGTTGGGCCGACCACAAACAGGCCCATCAAACCGCGTTTCGATGCCCTTTAGTGTACAAAAACAACCAAGCTAATCATATGAAACACTATACAGACCTTATTCTATGGCTCCTAATAGTAGTTGCTGATTTAAGGGACGTATTGTAACCTTAATCTGACAGGTGTGAACTCTTACTGCGGCGGAGAGGCCCTGCTAGCAGCTCCACGGCCTCACTAAGATAACGTTACACGCATTTGTCCAAAATAAACATAGCTAGCCTCCTGACAGCTTGCTAATTTGCCCAGGGTTACATTGTAGTGATTAGTATTTGTGTTAGGAGCCGGCTAACTTAACCACAGCAACTTCTGGACAATTGGGTAACGTTGACAAACACCCAGAGGCCGGTGTAACTTTTCTGTTCACTTGTGTTAGCTTCTGTCAGCATTGAACGGCAGCGTGCGGTGCTTTAGCTGCTCAGCTAACGCTAAACACCGACAAGCTAACGCGTGTTAATGTTACCTCGattatcttttcctttttcttctcttgagTTTTTTTACTTCCCGTGGGCGGGGCGGGTTTCTTCGGAGGCATGTTGGCTCAAAGAAAACTGTGTACAAAACGAGCCTACAATAAtctatatgtatttttaatctgGGGTTTCAGATGGGAAGTCCACTCCACATTACCCAGTTGTTGCTAGCACGGCAACGGCGCGCGTAGGCCACATGTGAGTTGTTGATGTTCGGTGGCGTCATCACGCACCCCGATAAGCATGGCGGGCAATGTAGTCTACTGAAAAATTTACTTATCCGGCTAACTAAAACCAgctaaaatttttttattaaacctACTTCTAACAATTTGAGATTTGTATTCATAGtcaataataaacaaataaataaatagataaataattaaagtgttttttaggTTGTAGCACAATTTCCATTCCACATTATACATTACTGATTTACATTACTGATATTACTGAGCTAGTGTTGCTATTCCTCCCTTTActgagatgtttttattttggtttggtttgattttaCAACAGTTCATTTCTTAGCATTTTGGAACCTTTTCAATCTTCAACTGGGTAAAAGTACAATTTAGGTTGAAATCTCTTATTCAACACTATGTAGAAATATATGATATTAGATTTTAATGGATTAATATTGAAATTTGGTGGGGGATAGCTGGGGGAGAGATCATGTATATGAGTGATGTAGCTGCCAGAAAAAGATCAATATCTTAATGGATGCCTATATATTTTGattcattatattttttggCGTCTGCACAGCAAGTGGGGTGTTGGGGCAGAGACACTGTAATTTCACTGCAGTTTTAGTATTTAACCGCCAGGTGTCAGTGTTGTGATATCTGCCAGTTGAGGTGAGATGTAACAGATGAGAAATAATGCACTGACTAGTTTAGTGGCCAGGTCAAACCAAAAGGCCAAGACATATCCTTAGAGAGCGAAGAGCTGATATTAGAATGAGAACAAGAATAGGAAATGTAGTTCTTTGAAGCAGCCAGTTGACTTCAAGCACCTGAGTGGAAAATGaacattataaatatatatatatacacacacacacacacacacacacacacacatatatatatatatatatatatatatatatatatatatatatatatatatatatatatactgtctGCAGAGATAAGGTGATACAATTACCAACTATGTCAAGTTTCATTAAGATGGTATTTTGTGTTAATAAGTCACACTTTATTTAGTCAGATTCAGGCCACAAACCTCAGCTGATTGATATGTAGCAGTCAAATGATCAAGATCAAGACAAGTGTGACTTATGGGAGGAGGATGGCAGGAGAGTCCAAGGAGAAGCTAAATGCCAAAGTTGGACATAGCTGAATGAATGATATCACACTATTATCACACTAATAGGAAAATTCAACATGGTGCAGAGACCTGTGTGGCAAGAACTGATGTTCCAGTGTGCTGCTGACTCACCTCATgccacaaaatcaaaaaagaagcaaaaaagaACTGTGTTTCTACAATACATGGTTTACAAGTAATTATCctagcataaaaaaaaagatttgttacAGAGCCGCCATCTGGCCAGTGGGCATAAGACTGTTTTATTAGCATTTTGCCTCTGTTTAATAGTTTGATTATATAGACCTCTGGTCGATTAAGACACCCATGGTATGACTTTTACTGCCCGAGTATTGGATGACATTCTGGAAACTTTGGTTGTGTGCTGTAGGTTGTGTGGTCTCTGAGCTCGAAATGCTTTTAGGGGGAAAATTATGGGAAAGCAGAAACAGCAAGAGAGCAACAACCTCTGCAACAACAGGGCTGCGTAAGAAACCCCTTTTTGTAACCAGAAGCGAGAGATCGTGTCATGGCTGCAGGGCAGAGAGCCAACCAGCAGTGGTTTTACCGCCTCAGCTGCTGATTCAACTTGATTTAATTAGATTTCACTTAAGTTACTAATGTGATTTCATTTGGCACATTTGACATGTGTGGCCTGCATCCACATCCTGTCTCAGTTCGTCGGccattgtgtgtgcatgtgtgtgtgtgtgcgtgtgtgtacgtgtgtgttgtACAAACTACAGCACAGTCAAAAGCCAAAATGGGTCACACACGCTTGCTCCTTTTGGGCTCTCATTTGCTCTcgtgtgttttaatgagcctcGGTTTTTGAGGGTAAGGGACAACATTAACTCAGTTTGGGTGCCCACATAATGACAGTACTAGTGGTGCGCTTTAATGAGTCCCACAGTGAGACAATGGCTTTACTCTTGCAACAGCATCCTTTTGGCTGCAAACATGTCATGAAGCATCACACGTTAgcatcctctctgctgtctccgTGCCCGCTCACATGCTCTGATGcaactttatttcatttcatctgatgtagacatatttatttataacatgTTTGTTATGCATGGTGCCCTTCCACGGTGCAGCTCAGTTAGCTGGCGAATGCGCGTGTGAGTATATAATAACCTATATTGACATAACTCCTGACTGCATGGCTGAAGGCTACATTTTAAGACAACAGAGGTGGTAATATTGCCTCGAGCAAACTTTCCATCCTTCCCTTCCCTTgctcccactctctctttctctctttctgcgagaatctttgtgtgtgtgagggcagtCTAATAAATCACTATCTCTGCTACATGACCATTTTCCCCTATAACCGCCTTCCTTATATTCATACGAGCATCGATCTTTTCTGCAGAGGCCAAGCATGTCATGTGCACACAacagcaagcacacacatgaatgcactgGCGCCTgcagaaggaaagaaaacatctcCTGCCTAATTAGCAAAGCACAACAGTCAATCTTCTTCCTGTGGCATCTGAGAAAACTTGACACCATCCCAGACCAATTTTTCTGAGGCTGTAATCCAAAGCGTCCTGGTATTCAGTCTGTCTCggcctcctcctgcttccaAGGACAAACTGCAGCACCTTGTCTGCACTGCTAACTGCTGAGCGGGTCATCGGCTGTCAGCTGCTCCCCATCAAGGAGCTGCACGACACCGGGGGCAAAGAAAAGGGCAGGAAAGATTGTCTCCAACCAGGCCCACCTAGACAacctgggggaaaaaaaataagaaaaataagttTAGTGTACTGCTACATAAAAACCGAGACCTCCCATCGCCTTTCGCTCTGCACACCACTGACATCTCATCAGTCTATGATGATCCAAGAGTTATTTTGTACTGAATTGGTTGtaattttgcctttttttcttttttttttttggcaaaaccTGTCTTGTCTACATTTACTTTAAGTGACAATTTCCTACACTTCCCACAACCCCAAGACAACAAGTGTGAACTCGGTGTATTTAGCTTTGTGCTTTATGTTAAGGTAATGAGCaatggcagcagcaggagcgATAGTGACAgccagaaaacactttttttttcatctgagaAAAGGAAGAATCGCATCCTTTTACTGATAACACAACTCGTCTGCTGGATACATTGTACTCCGGTCCCTTGAGGGTACTGTCGGTGAAGAGATTGTTATATATTCCTCCTCTCTAGGTggatttctctctccctgtgtgatGGTTGAAAGTCGGTGCAAAATGAAGAGTCTAGGAAGGAGCGCTTTGCTCAATAATCCTGAGGGACTGCCACCAAAACAGGATGTTTAGCCTTctgttgatgttttaaagacatttagTGTTGCATTTGCAGTTCTTTATACTTCTTTGGTGCCATTGTAGTTGAACTGGAAATATCTCCTAATAACCACAGCTatccacagaaaaacagagcacCAAACGACAGGAATTTAGGAGAATTTAAGATACTTTTTCGATTGCTATTTTTAAACAATGATAAACTGTCCTCAGGAGGATTTTCCTTTAACTAGCTGTCCCATTATTCacctgcagaagaaaaaaatgtctaGACTCTTTTCACAACTGAATAGAGCTGTTTGTAAACCTTATTACTGTCAGTCATAAGTGCTGCCACCCATTCATTTTGGTGGTTGCACCAGCAACACTGATGGCTATTGCAGCATGTTCAGCGATTGACTCCCTGCAGCTCATGCCTGTCTGTGGTATAAAACTGTGTGATTTTacttgtatttctgtattttatggCGTTCCTACTGtggtttttattgtgtatttcaGTTTCATTACTTTATTGTTAACTCCATCTGCAAACCGTATTCATCTCATGGGAAGATAAAGAATGAATTGAGCTGCACCGAGTCAGTCAGAGAGGAGTAGAGGGTGATGTTGGACTGGCTGATAACTGGTAATGATGGGGacataaatgaaaagaaattgcTCAGTAAAATAATCTCACTATAAGGTCCATTTTGTAACTGTTGTGGTCCTTAGAACATATCACAttatcttcatcagcagattaAATCAACTTTGATGAGTCCTTCAGGACGACAAACTTTAGCTAATGAAAATCATTTGTCCATAAAATGGACCTTGACCGTAATGATCTAATTTTCTCAGTTTCTGAACCTTGAACCTCAACGTAACATCCACTTCTAATGTTGCAGGTTTTGGTAATTCTTTAAGAAACTAGAAAAAAGTTATacaaatgtttcattaaaagtTACACACGTTTTTCATATACAgaattataaaatgaaaaatgcatccATCAGAAATCAAAATATTCAGCCCGAAGCACTTAAAACGGGACACAGTCTCTGGGataataaaacaacagcaggcAATGGAGATGCTGTGGTAAATTataatttcatcttttcataGCCTATCAAGTGTTGGCACATAGAGTACAGTACCTTTTCCATTTTGATTCAGCCATGATGCATCCATGTGAAATAAACATTGATTAGTCTATATTCTTTATGATGATGGTTGATATTTTGGTCGCAAGCTGCTGATTTAAACTGGCGCGAGCAGCATGCGTAGGTGGACCTCTTCATGACATCATACTTCTGTGCCAGAGTCAGAAAAATGGTGACAGAAAAATTGCCATTCGTTCATCACAGCTACTAAGGTTGCTGTAAGTCGGCTTGGAGAAATAACAACTCGTGTGATAtaatcaaaagctccagaatgGCTACTAAATGGAGCACATGGTGGGCTGTTTTCTCAACTTCTcaaaggacaaaacaaacataagcCAATGCGGATGAGGCATCCGTAAAGTGCTTTAGAAAACAATGGAAAAATGGAATGATTATAATTCAATGACGACTCTGCAAACTCCATCTGTTGAGGAAGTTCGTGTTATATAATTAAGAGTTCCAGAGGATCTAATGAATGAACATTGTAGGCAGATTAGTCATTGCAAAATACAGTAATAGCCCCTTGGACAAGAAAGAGCCAAGTAGAACATACAATATGTAGCTGACATGAGGGTGTCCTCTCGTATCAGCTACCAGTCCAGACTAGAAGAATCTCTTCTAGATTAGATTATGTCTGACAGATAACTAAATGTCTTCACATCAAAAATGTATATGCTGTCTCACTGTCGAATGCAGCTCTCCTTCATTATTGACACCAACAGACACAGTTGAGAATCATGCACCAAAAACAACTGAGCACCTGCTTAACAGATGGATTTGAGAAAGAGTTTATAAAATGCCGCAGTAAGACGGTGACTTAGAGTAATTACCTTATGAGTCTCTACAAGAAACTTGTGCTATGTTTGATTTAAATCTGAGGTCTGATTTTGATAGTGGAGTGTTCACAGATTACAAATTGCTAGAGTTAACTAGACTTTTTCacttaaataaaaaaggaagaTTTTCATTACAAAGTTAGACATCCACCACTTggaaaaaaatttatatatatatatatatactttttttttttttttaccactacCAGTGGATGATTGCTGGCAGTAAAGCTCAGTATTATTATAGTTAAGAGGCGAGTCACGTTTGCTCAGCAAATTGTTACGATTTAAGGACTTAATACACTGTGTTTCTGAAATATTAACAGATGAATTTCAGACAGTAAAGACAAATTTATTGCAGCTTGAAATGAAACCTGTAAATCAGTTTCAGATCCGTAACTGAGGCTCTTGTTATTGCCAATAAAACAATGCAGATGAACATTTCACCTGCTGTCATTCACAGCTTGTCGGAGCCCTACAGGCATGCCTGccttttaatacatttttgtttttattaaagcaACATGGAAGATAATTTACACACATAAACTCCAAGTTCAaacttgaataaataaaagcaagcaTCCTTTTCTGAAGTCCAGTCACGTTCCTGTGTGAACGACGTGCAGCTCAACTCAAACTATTTTGATTACAGTGGAAATGAACTCTGCTTTAATGATCTGAGTGTTTCAGTTAAGATTTGCAATCAGCTGAATGGCTCAATTTAGAACAACTGAAATAaaccaaataattaatttgagAGCGTTCGAAAAGTTCTAAAAGATTAATTTTTTCAGAGTGGCAAAGAAGTAAATGATTCATCAGAGCAGAAGTGGAAGGAGCTTAATGTTGAATGGAAGCAAGCGATTCATTCAGGAGTCAGTTCTATATGAGTCTGAGCCAGTTTCATCCTGAAGTTAAAAATAGACTCTCTGTGGTTAAAGaagatcacacacactcccGTGCACAGATGCTTGCATGGATGTTAGTACACATAGTGTCTCaagcacatggacacacacacacacacacacacgcacacagatatacacacaaatGGGGTTGCAGGAACCTCGAAACACCACAGTTATGTTTTCAAAAATTTCACAAGTTAAAAaaacttgcacacacacagacggtgtCACACTTTCTGTCACGAGctctcttttctgttctttcacttgctgacacacaaatacacacacacatgttctctTACACAATcccactccctctctcacacacacacacacacacacacacacacacacacatacaaacccccacacacacgaagagacacacacactctctctctctctctctctctctctctctctcgttctctctcttgCACTCTGGCTCATGAATTAAAGAGCAGAGCTGGTCCAGGGGGAAGAAATTATTCAGGCAGATCTGCTCTCTGACAGAGGAgtgggagggaagagaggagaggagaggggagagatggagagcgaggagagggaggggaggcaaagaagggaggaaaagagaggaaaaaagaggagagagaaaacagaagggaagagaagaaaaaggccGTTAATAAGGAATGCACTGATTTGACATAGAGAGGCGATCAAACCCCCAACggcacgctgtgtgtgtgtgtgtgtgtgtgtgtgtgtgtgtgtgtgtgtgtgtgtgtatgcgtgacagtgtgtttcagttcaACTCTGTGTCTCCTCCAAATTGAGTGTGAGTTATGGATGTATGAATGCGTGTATCAATTTCTTCCAGTGTGTACATGTTCACAGTttgcatctatgtgtgtgtgtgtatgtgtgtgtgtgtatgtccaaGCCACTTCTGTGCTATTAAATGACAGCTTCTCTTTCAGTGTAACCTCACATGTTGCTTTAAAACAGGTGATAAAAGATGTTTTCTGTCAAGGTTCCTTGATGAGGTGCAAATTAAAGACAGACTGATAAACCTGCTGAACATCCATAACCACAGCACACACGTGGGTGTATATGAAAGCTACTACTCTTGTCTGCTGGTCCAAAATTTGGAACCCAACATGCATAAATAAATTTTCAAAAAAGTAGATCCCAATCCAAAAGGGAGATGAGAACAGTCTGTTCTGGTCTGATTAGATCCCAGGATAATAGGACCTGATTCAAAACACAGTCAACCCTAACACACCCAATTAGAGACAGAACACCATCAAAGGCAGCCAGCA
It includes:
- the zc3h15 gene encoding zinc finger CCCH domain-containing protein 15; protein product: MPPKKPAPPTGSKKTQEKKKEKIIEDKTFGLKNKKGAKQQKFIKNVTQQVKYGQQSSRQAADADKTNKKTDKKKELDELNELFKPVVAAQKVSKGVDPKSVLCAFFKQGQCTKGDKCKFSHDLSMERKCEKRSVYVDERDEDLEKDTMDNWDEKKLEEVVNKKHGEAEKKKPQTQTQIVCKHFLDAIENNKYGWFWVCPGGGDSCMYRHALPPGFVLKKDKKKEEKEEEISLEELIENERAALGADVTRITLETFLAWKKRKRQEKVDKAKEEMEKKKADFKAGKSLVVSGREVFEFRPELVDDDDDEAVDTRFASEDEEDEEEITTTEVQDIDLSRFVPQEVDNTGITVASTDRFTSRKNTQLNEKDSEEQLNGACGGAEANGLSGAEGGGEDGGGEDEEDDEVPVDENLFTGEDLEELDEELNTLALED